The genomic region TATATATCAAGATTGAATAATTTCTAAGAAATTATCGATTTTAAGAGAATAATTTCCTACAAGACCTCCATCTATGTCTTTTTGTAAAAAAAGATCTCTTGCATTAAGATTATTTATACTACCTCCATACAAAATGGGAATTTTATCTGAAACCCTTTCTCCATATTTTTCTAAAAATAAAGATCGAATGAATTCATGCATTGTTTGAGCTTGTTCATATGTAGCATTTTTTCCTGTTCCAATAGCCCATACTGGTTCATATGCTATATAGAAAAATCTAATTTCATCTCGAGAACAATGAAAAACAGTTTCTTTCAATTGATTTTTAACAATGTTAAATTGTTGATTTTGATCTCTTTCAATAGCTGTTTCTCCTACACAAAAAATGATATTTAATCCATATTTTAATGCTATTTTTATTTTTTCGAATAAGATATCATTATTCTCGAAATATAACTCTCTACGTTCACTATGTCCTAATATTACTTTAGTAATTCCTATAGATTTTAACATAGAAGCTGATACTTCACCTGTATATGAACCTTTTTCCATTTGATGGATATTTTGAGCAGCAATCTTCAAAGTAGTTCCTTGTGAAATCTGATTTGAAATATGTAAAAAAGGAAAAGAAGGAGCAATAATGATTTCTTTGTTATGATTTATTTTTTTCTCGAAAATAATTTTTAAAAAATTCCTAAGAAAAAAACTAGTTTCATGAAAATCATGATTCATTTTCCAATTTGCAATGATAATCTTTTTCCTCATTTGATAATAGAATTATATAAAATATAAACATTTTTGGATCAATAATTTTTTTTCAACAAAAAAATAGTTTCAATTAACATTTTGAAATAAAAAATTTCTAATTTTTTGAATGCAACTTTTTCTTCATTTTTTTTTAAGTATAAAATGTTTTCTAAAATATTGTTAATAGAAAACATCTTATTTTTGAAGTCTTTATGAAGATAATTTTTGATTTTTTCAAATTTTTGATTATAAATAAAAATAACATCACGATATGATATCTTATTAAAATTCAATATAAAAAAAACATCCAATTTAATTAATATAATTATTATATAATTTATAATATCCATATATGTATCTGTTATTTTTTCTTCTTTAATTTCTTGATATCCTTTTGATTGAATATTTTTTATACGAACTACTTTAATGAGAATTTGATCTATTATAGAAGAATTTTTCAAAAATTTCCATGAAAGATCATAATCTATTAATTTATCTAAAAATAACTTTCTACATTTTTGAATAATAAAATCAATAGAAGGATTATTCATGTTATTTAATTTATTATATGTATATGATGTATATGATGATAAATTACAAATAAATAGTTTTTAATAAATGACAATTAATTGTGCAGGATCCTTATTACATTTAAAAGAACCAAAAATTATGGGAATAGTGAATTTAACTCCTGATTCTTTTTACGATGGTGGAAAATTAAATTCTGAATCTAGCATACTTAAACACGTAGAAAATTTATTAAATGAAGGTTCTGATTTTATAGATATTGGAGGCTGTTCTACTCGTCCAAAATCAAAATTTATAACAGAAGAAGAAGAAATAAAAAGAGTTATAAAACCTATTCGGACTATAATAAGAAATTTTCCAAACATTAGAATTTCTATAGATACTTTTCGCAGTGAAGTAGCAAGAATAGCTGTTGAAGAAGGAGTCGTAATGATAAATGACATATCAGGGGGTAAATTGGATAATAACATGTTTCCTTTACTTGGAAAACTTAAAATTCCATATATATTAAATCACATGAAAGGTATACCTGAAAATATGCAAGAAAACCCATACTATGAAAATAATATAATCATAGAAATCAATAATTTTTTTTCTAAAAAAATTTTTTACTTAAAAAAAAATGGAATTCAGGATATTATTTTGGATCCAGGATTTGGTTTCGGAAAAACATTAGAACAAAATTTTCAATTATTAAAATACTTGTCTTTATTAGGATATCAAGATCATTTAATATTAATAGGAATTTCTAGAAAATCTATGATCAAACATATTCTACAGATTTCTTATGAAGAATCATTAAATGCTACTTCAGTCATTCATACTATAGCACTATTAAATGGATCTAAATTATTGCGAGTCCATGACGTCAAAGAAGCTGTAGAATGCATTAAATTAGTACAATATTACA from Blattabacterium cuenoti harbors:
- the tpiA gene encoding triose-phosphate isomerase; amino-acid sequence: MRKKIIIANWKMNHDFHETSFFLRNFLKIIFEKKINHNKEIIIAPSFPFLHISNQISQGTTLKIAAQNIHQMEKGSYTGEVSASMLKSIGITKVILGHSERRELYFENNDILFEKIKIALKYGLNIIFCVGETAIERDQNQQFNIVKNQLKETVFHCSRDEIRFFYIAYEPVWAIGTGKNATYEQAQTMHEFIRSLFLEKYGERVSDKIPILYGGSINNLNARDLFLQKDIDGGLVGNYSLKIDNFLEIIQS
- a CDS encoding nucleotide modification associated domain-containing protein, whose protein sequence is MNNPSIDFIIQKCRKLFLDKLIDYDLSWKFLKNSSIIDQILIKVVRIKNIQSKGYQEIKEEKITDTYMDIINYIIIILIKLDVFFILNFNKISYRDVIFIYNQKFEKIKNYLHKDFKNKMFSINNILENILYLKKNEEKVAFKKLEIFYFKMLIETIFLLKKNY
- the folP gene encoding dihydropteroate synthase, whose amino-acid sequence is MTINCAGSLLHLKEPKIMGIVNLTPDSFYDGGKLNSESSILKHVENLLNEGSDFIDIGGCSTRPKSKFITEEEEIKRVIKPIRTIIRNFPNIRISIDTFRSEVARIAVEEGVVMINDISGGKLDNNMFPLLGKLKIPYILNHMKGIPENMQENPYYENNIIIEINNFFSKKIFYLKKNGIQDIILDPGFGFGKTLEQNFQLLKYLSLLGYQDHLILIGISRKSMIKHILQISYEESLNATSVIHTIALLNGSKLLRVHDVKEAVECIKLVQYYRNIF